In the genome of Desulfobacteraceae bacterium, one region contains:
- the yeiP gene encoding elongation factor P-like protein YeiP, with protein MPKACNLSKGQIIQINDHPYQVVHIDVQTPSARGANTLYKVRLAGVTNGQKLEQTYKGNDFLEEMELERRPCSYLYRDGDFFTFMDMTTYEQHTLTAENLEGQSQWLIEGMEGITALLLDGRLIAIELPASLDLAIVETAPAIKGASATNRNKPATLSNGVTVLVPEYLAEGEMVRVNTQTAKFMSRAKG; from the coding sequence ATGCCCAAAGCATGCAATCTCAGCAAGGGGCAGATCATCCAGATCAACGATCACCCCTACCAGGTGGTTCACATCGACGTCCAGACCCCGTCGGCGCGCGGCGCCAACACCCTCTACAAGGTCCGCCTGGCGGGGGTCACCAACGGCCAGAAGCTGGAGCAAACTTACAAGGGCAACGACTTCCTGGAGGAAATGGAGCTGGAGCGCCGTCCGTGCAGCTACCTCTACCGCGACGGCGACTTTTTCACCTTCATGGACATGACAACCTACGAGCAGCACACCCTGACCGCGGAAAACCTGGAGGGCCAGAGCCAGTGGCTGATCGAGGGCATGGAGGGCATCACCGCCCTGCTGCTGGACGGCCGCCTGATCGCCATCGAACTGCCGGCGAGCCTGGACCTCGCCATTGTAGAAACCGCGCCCGCCATCAAGGGGGCTTCGGCCACCAACCGCAACAAGCCCGCCACCCTCTCCAATGGGGTCACGGTGCTGGTGCCCGAATACTTGGCCGAAGGCGAAATGGTCCGGGTGAATACCCAGACCGCAAAGTTCATGTCGCGGGCCAAAGGCTGA